The segment GATTCAACGATTGTGCCATGACATGACAACCATGGCTCATTCGGGGTTGTCTAAACCTGGAAGGCAACCTCTTTCAGAATATCGAGTTGGTCCAATGCCATCCCGGCACCCCTTGCAACCGCGGCGAGAGGATCCTCCGCGACCATGATGGGCAGACCCGTTTCCTCCTTGATCAGCAGATCGATATTTCTCAGCAACCCTCCACCACCGGTGAGAACGATTCCCCGGTCCACAATGTCCCCGGCCAGTTCCGGTGGGGCGTTCTCCAGCGCATCCTTGATGGCATCCACAATCAACCGGATCGGTTCCTGGATGGCTTCCCGAACCTCTTCGGAATTGATCTCCACAATCTTGGGAATACCTGAAATCAGATCCCGTCCCTTCACATCGACCTTTCTCAATTCGTCATCCGGGTAGCAACAGCCGATGGTCATTTTGATCATTTCCCCCGAACGTTCACCGATGAGAAGACCATACTTGCGTTTCATATACAGGACAATTTCCTCGTCTATTTTATCACCCGCCACACGGACCGACTGGGAATAAACGATACCGGCAAGGGATATGACGGCCACTTCGGTCGTACCGCCGCCGATATCGACAATCATGGAACTGATCGGTTCCGTGACGGGTAAACCGGCGCCGATGGCAGCCGCCATGGGCTCCTCGATCAAGTAGATCTCCCGGGCGCCGGCGGATTCAACGGTTTCCCGCACGGCCCGCCGCTCCACCTGAGTAATGCCGGAGGGAACGGACACGATGATACGCGGCCTGACCAGGGCCCGCCGGTTGTGGACACTCAAAATAAAGTGACGCAACATCGCTTCCGTGATGTCAAAATCAGCGATCACCCCGTCCCGCATGGGCCGAATGGCGGAAATATTGCCCGGTGTCCGGCCAAGCATTTTCTTCGCCTCTTCGCCAACGGCCAGGACCTTCTTCATCCCCCGGGAATCCATATGAACCGCGACGACAGACGGTTCGCTCAGAACAATGCCTTTGCCCTTTACATAAACCAGGGTGTTCGCCGTACCCAAATCGATGGCCAAATCATTGGAGAACTTTCCCAAAATGAAATCGAATAGCAAGCTGCGCCTCCTTCGAGTGGAATCCTAATGTTGAATCATTTCAGTAAAATGAACAGTTCCGCCTATTTAAGCGAATTTTGCATATATCCTATTTCGAAGACCTAATCAATGATATTTTCTAAATTTCCGTTGCAATTTCACCATGTCTATATTAATGCTTTCATTCCAAATTGACGACGCGGGGTGCTTTATGCTGTATCTTATGCGAAGACATGCCAAGAGTTGGATTATGAAACTCTTGCTTTTTCTAATCATCGTTGTGTTCGCCCTGTACTTCGGCTCAATGGGTGGGGAGCAAACCGCCGAGGCCATCGCCACCGTCGATGGCAAGCCCATCGCTTATGTGGAATTTGAACGGGAATACCAAAACCTGGTCAAAATGATACAGCAGCATTACGAGGAAAGGCTTACCGACAACCTGATCAAATCCCTGAACCTCAAACAGCAGGCATTGGGCAATCTAATTGCCCAGGCGATAACCCTCAGCAAAGCCCGGGATTGGGGAATAAGCGTATCCGATGCGGAGGTACGCAATTCCATCCTGTCCTTTCCCGGCTTCCAGAGGGACGGCGTCTTTCACGAATATCTTTATCGGGATCTTCTCGAAATGAATCACATGACCCCGGAGGAATTTGAGGCGGTCCACAAGAAAAACATCCTGGTCGAAAAGATCCGGGAACTGCTCCAGAGCGGCGTCTTTGTCACGGATCGTGAGGTCCATGATCTGTACGTGATCCGCAACGAAAAAATCAACGTTCAGTTCGTCACGATCAGGGCCGCCGATCTGGTGAAGAGCATCACCCCCACGACAAAGGACATGGAGACCTTTCTGGAACGGAACGGTGACCGTTTCCGCGTCCCCGAACAGATACGGTTGCGTTATTTGAAGTTCACAGCCACCGAAACGGCGGACAGGGTCGATCTCCCGGAAACGGAGATAACGGAATACATCGAGGAACACAGGGACACTTGGCAGAAAGGCACGGCCCACCTCACCGATTCAATCCTGAGAAACAGAGCGATTTCCGAATTAAAGCAGATCCGGGGTATGCAGATCGCGGCAAAAAAGGCAAGGGACGCCCATGATACGATTTACCAGGAGGAAAATTTCCAGCAGTTTGCCGCCGAGAACCGTTACAGGGTTCATACGACGGATTTTTTCCCTTTGAGCGAGCCGCCTCGGGAATTCTCAAACATTGCCGATTTCACGAAAAAAATGCTGGATCTTCAGAAAAACGAACTCAGCCGGGTCATGTCCGATGAAACAGGCTACTACCTTTTCGAGCTGGTTGAGAAAAAACCTGCCCACCTTCCCCCTTTGAAGGATGTCGAATCCAGACTGAAGCCGATTTTTATCGCCGTGACTTCCCAGAGGCTGGCGGAGGAAAAAGCGGTATCCATTCTGGAGCGCCTGAGAAAAGGGGAGGATTGGCCGCAAGTCTGTACGGCAAACGGCCTCAATATTTCGGAAACAGGATTTTTTCTGCCCGGGGAATCCATCCCGAAGATAGGCGCCTCTGAAGACCTTTCGAACGCCCTGGTGCAACTGACGGCGAATAACCCCTATCCGGAAAAACCTTTTGTCATGGATGGGAACGTCCATATTGTGAAATTCGCCGCCAGGGACCGTACCGATTCCAAAGACTTTGAAACAGAGAAGGACAATCTCAAAGAAGCGCTCTTACGATTCAAGCAGGAAAACATCATGCAGGTCTGGCTCGACGCAAGCAAAGCCGCCATGATCAAGGCGGGGCGCTTGAAGATCAGCAAAGACGCAAAGGATCTTTAAATTTAAAATCCGTTCCGCCGATTTTTTACCAGGATCAGGTCATTGACGACTTAATCCGCCAGCGGTCCAGCTTTTCGAAGGCATCCTCCACGGCCTTCAAGATCGCTTCCAATGATACAGGTTTGTTGAAATAATCATCAAAGCCCGCTTCACGGCACTCCTCGATTTCATAAAGCGCACCCCACCCCGTCATGGCATAAATCAGGGAGACGGGCTTGAATTTCCGTATCTGGCGGCACAACTCGATCCCGTTCATACCAAAGAGTTTCAAATCAAGAAAAATCACATTGATGTCCTGCTTTTGGAGGATGCTCAGGGCTTCTTCACCGCTCTCGGCCAGAACCACCTCGTAACCCGCATCGACAAAAACGGTTTGAAACAAGTCCCGTACCGATATGTCGTCATCGACAACCAGAATTCTGCCGTTCACAAAATCTCCTTTTCTCATCCGCCGAAAGTGACACAGGTATAAAAGAAACCTCGTCAAATGTCAATGTTTTCGGCCGATTTGGATGCATTTCATACAAATCATCTTTCCCTGGCGGACAAAGCCCTGGTTTGCAAACAGTGGGCAAAGAATTATTTGTCGCCTCCCGATGAATATGCTAGGTAACAGGGGTCGGCGTTGAATCGTTGCGCTGCTTCCGCCGGCAAAATTCTTATATCAGTCAGGGGTTGGTGCGGTGATTGGCATATCGAAACTATACTGTGGAGCGGTTGAACCGGCCGACGTGCTCCGCTATAACCGGGATGGTAAAAACCTGCCGTCCCACCTGCTTCAATTTGCCGCCGTCAAACGTCCTGTGGTCGTGTGGAACATGACCCGCCGGTGCAATCTCCGGTGCGTCCACTGTTATTCACAGTCCCAAAATAAAGTCTATCCGGAAGAATTGACGACTGCGGAAGGCAAGGTTCTCATTGATGATCTGGCGTCTTTCTCCTGTCCCGTCATCCTGTTTTCCGGAGGCGAACCCCTGATGAGAGATGATTTATCCGAATTGGTGCGTCATGCGACAGACCGGGGAATCCGCGCGGTCATTTCCACGAACGGCACATTGATCACAGACGATTTTGCCCGGACGTTCACAAAAATTGGTCTCTCCTACGTTGGGGTCAGTCTCGACGGCCTGCGGGAAACACACGACCGGTTCCGGGGCGTAAAGGGGGCCTTTGACGGAGCCATGACGGGCATTCGCAGATGCCTGGACGCCGGAATCAAAGTCGGCATTCGGTTTACGATTAACCGTCAGAACGCCTCCGATATTCCCTTTATCTTTGATCTGATTGAAGCAGAGGGAATTCCCCGTGCATGCTTTTATCACCTGGTCTACACGGGACGGGGTTCAAAACTTGTCGACGAAGACCTGAGTCACGGGGAGACTCGAGCGGTTCTGGATCTCATTATGGAGCGTACAAGGCGGCTTTTCAATCGCGGCCTGGAAAAAGAAATCCTCACCGTCGACAACCATGCCGACGGCCCCTATGTTTATCTGCGGTTGCTGCGTGAAGACCCGTCCCGGGCGGCCGAGGTGCTCGAGTTGCTGAAAATGAACGAAGGAAACAGCTCCGGACACGGCATCGGCTGCGTGAGTTGGGACGGGAAAGTCCATGCCGACCAGTTCTGGCGGGATATTTCTTTCGGAAACGTCAGGCAGCGGCCTTTCAGTCAGATCTGGTCGGACACGTCCAACGAACTGATGACCCGGCTGAAGGACAAAAAAAGGTATGTCACCGGACGCTGCGCCCGCTGCCAATGGCTCGACATCTGCGGCGGCAATTTCCGCGCCCGGGCCGAAGCCGCAACCGGGGACATGTGGGCTCCCGATCCGGCCTGCTTCCTCACGGACGAGGAGATCGGTATCGAGGCCTAAATCAACACCGTTTAACGGCCCGAGAACGAAGGGCCGGCGGTTACACGTTCTGGAGACAGCCATGCAATTCCCCGAATATCGACCGCGACGGATGCGGAAAAACGAAGCTTTCAGGCGACTGATCCGGGAAACCGTCCTGTCGGTCGATCATTTCATCTCACCCCTGTTCATCGTCCCGGGGGAAAAGATCAAAAAACCCGTGTCCGCCATGCCCGGCGTTTTCCAGCAGTCGGTGGATCATGCCATAAAAGAAGCGCAGACCCTGCAAACCCTGGGTGTTCCCGCCGTTCTTCTCTTCGGCATCCCCGAGAAGAAGGATGAAACGGCATCGGGCGCCTTTGCCAGAGGCGGCGTTATTCAGGAGGCCGTACGGCGGATCAAGGAAAAATGCCCCGGCCTGCTGACCATCACCGATGTCTGCCTGTGTGAATATACCAGTCACGGCCACTGCGGCATACTCGGCAGGGACGATGTCGACAACGATGCGACGCTTGAGGTGCTCGCCGAAACGGCTCTTTCACATGCCCGGGCCGGCGCGGACATGGTCGCGCCATCGGCCATGATGGACGGACAGGTGGGTGTCATTCGCGAAGCCCTTGACGAAAACGGTTTTGAAACCCTGCCGATCATGGCTTATTCCGTAAAATACGCCTCCAGTTTCTACGGCCCCTTTCGGGAGGCCGCCGAAAGCGCCCCCAGGTTCGGAAACCGGAAAACCTATCAGATGGACCCGGCCAACAGCGATGAGGCCATCCGGGAGATGTCCCTCGATGTTGGCGAAGGGGCCGATATCTTGATGGTCAAGCCCGCCCTCCCCTACCTGGATATCATCCGCCGGGCCGGGGAGGAATTCGATTTACCCGTCGCCGCCTATAACGTGAGCGGCGAATTCGCCATGATCAAGGCCGCGGCCCAGATGGGCTGGCTGGACGGGGAGGCGGCCATGATGGAGTCGCTCACAGCCATCAGGCGGGCCGGCGCGGACGTTATCATCACCTATTTCGCCGCCGAGGCGGCCAGACTCCTGCAAAAAGGCTGAGCGTGCCAATGCGGAAGAGACTTCCCCTTTTACCGAAAACACTCCGGATGGTGGCCTGGGAGATAACCCGTCGATGCAACCTCTCCTGTGTTCACTGCCGGGCCTCCTCCCTGCAGGAAAGCTACCCGGGGGAATTCGATACGAAACAGTGCCTGCGCCTCCTCGATGAAATTGCGGCCTTCAGTCAGCCGATCATCATTCTCACGGGAGGTGAACCGCTGCTGCGGGAAGATATCCATAAAATTGCAGACTACGGGACAAAAAAAGGGCTTCGCATGGTTCTGGCGACCAACGGCACCCTCCTGACCCCGAAAATGATTGAGCAAATGCTTCGATCCGGGATCCGACGCGTCAGCGTCAGCATCGACGGCCGAGATGCGGAAAGCCATGACGCCTTCCGCGGCGTCCCCGGCGCCTTCGACGCGGCCCTGCATGGCATCGACCTGTTAAAAAGAGGCGGCATGGCATTCCAGATCAATACGACGATCACCCAGCAAAACCTCGATCAGGTCGAGTCCATTCTGGATTTGGCCGTGGAATTGGATGCCGTGGCCCGTCACATCTTTCTTCTGGTTCCCACCGGACGGGGGAAAGACCTGGGAGATCAATCCATTTCAGCGGAAGCCTATGAAAAGACTCTGGAATGGTTTCACCAACGCAGCCTTCAGGCGCCCATTCAATTCAAGGCAACCTGCGCCCCCCACTATTTCCGCATTGTTCATCAGCGGGGCAGGGGTGCGGCGAAGCAACTTCCCCGTGAAGGCAAAGGCGAGCCCTCCCTGCACGCCATGACCCGGGGCTGCCTGGGCGGCAGTTCCTTCTGCTTCATCTCCCATACCGGGCAGGTTCAGCCCTGCGGTTATCTGGAAATCGACTGCGGCCAGGTCAAGGAGCGCCCCTTTGAGGAAATCTGGAACGATTCCCCGGTCTTCGCAAACCTCCGTGATCTGAACCGTTATGAGGGAAAATGCGGGCGCTGTCCCTTCATCAAAGTCTGCGGCGGATGCCGGGCCCGGGCTTACGAACTTACCGGCAATTACCTTGCGGAAGAGCCGCTGTGCGTGTATGAACCGCCCTCGGACAGCGACGGAATACCCGAAGCGCCTCCGGCGGAAACAGGGGGTTAAAACGATGGACGATCTTGATCGTGATCTTCTCAATCGGCTCCAGGACGCTTTTCCCGCGACTGCCGAACCTTTTCGTGAGCTGGGAAAACAGCCGGGCCTGGAAGAGGAGGAAATTTTAAACCGAATCCGGTCTCTCAGGGAACGGGGATTGATCCGGAGAATCGGCGCGGTCTTCAGCCCGGACCGTCTGGGTTTCGTCAGCACCCTGTGCACGGCCAAGGTCCCGGACGAAAAGGTTGATCTGTTCATCGACACCGTCAACGCCCTGACCGGCGTGACCCACCACTATCGGCGCAACCATGAATACAACTACTGGTTTACTCTGATCTGCCCCTCCCGGGAGGCCTTGGAGGCCACCCTCGCGGACGTCGAGCGCAGGACGGGTCTTGCGGTCATCTCCATGCCGGCCGTAAAAACCTTCAAAATCAACGCAAGGTTTCAACTATGAACGAAACAGACACCGGACCTGCACTGATCCTCGTCGACGGGAACAACTACGTTTATCGGGCTTTCTACGCCATTCAGGAACTCTCGAATTCGAAGGGGTTCCCCACCAACGCGATTTATGGCTTCACAAACATGCTGATGAAGCTTCTGCGCGAGCAAAAACCGGCCTATATTGCCGTCGCTTTCGACATGAAAGGGCCAACCTTCCGCCATGAAGCCTTCGAGGCCTACAAGGCGACACGCAAACCCATGCCGGAGCCGCTTCGGCCCCAGATGGATTACATCAAAAACATCGTTCGGGGATTCTCGATCCCCTTCCTGGAGCGTGAGGGGATTGAAGCCGACGACATCATCGGCACCCTGGCCCGCCGTTTTGCCGGAGAAGGCTTGCGTGTAGTCCTTGTCTCCGGTGACAAGGACCTCATGCAGCTTGTCGGCGACCATGTGATCATGATTGATACCATGAAAGACGCCGTCTATGACGTGGAAGCCGTCCGTAAGCGTTTCGGCGTCGATCCGGACAAGGTCGTGGAGATTCTTGGTTTGACGGGGGACGCTTCCGATAACATCCCCGGCGTTCCGGGAATCGGGCCGAAGGGGGCGCTCCGCTTGATCGAGCAGTTCGGGACCATTGAGGCGGCGCTCAGCAATCCCGGGAAGATATACAATGCCAGGATGCGCGGGGCGCTTACGCAATACGCCGAACAGGCCCGGATGAGTCGTGACCTGGCGACGATCAACACGCAGGTTGAACTGGACCTCACCCTTGAGACACTGCGATACGGAGAACCGGATCGTCGGGCACTCCTTGAACTGTTCAAGGAGTGCGAATTCTCATCCCTCGTTCAGGAAATGAAGGGTGAAGAAGCAACCCTGAGAGGTCATTACCGACTGGTGCAGAAGGAAGCGGATTTGGACGCTCTGATGGAGGAAATCCGCAGGGAAAAATCTCTCACCCTCGATTTTGTCCTGACCCTGTCGGAACCGATGCGCGCGGACATTGCGGGAGTGGCGGTGTGCGCCGAACCGGGGGAGGCTTTCTATATCCCCCTTATCGGCGAGGACACGACCACGGGAAACGTCTGTCCGAAGACCGCGCGGGAGGCCATTGCGCCCCTGCTTGCCGATCCCGCCGTCAGAAAGAACGGCCACGACTTCAAAAGCGCTCTGATTGCCCTGGATCGGATGGGCCTGTCCCTGGGCGGCATCCAATGCGATACCATGGTCGCCGCTTACCTTCTGAATCCGGCTCGACGGAGTTTCGACCTCCACGATGTGGTCTTCGAACAAATCGGATGGCATATCCCAACCCTGAAGGATCTTCTGGGGAGTGGCACGAAAACCGCGACCTTCCGGGAAACGGCGCCGGAAAGAATCGGGGAATACGCCTGCCGAAGGGCGGACGCCGTCACGGGACTGACCCCGGTTTTGTTGGAACGGATCGAAACGGAAGGATTTGAAAGTCTCCTGCAGGACCTTGAAATGCCCCTGGTTTCCGTCCTGGCCGCCATGGAACGCCACGGTGTTCTGATAGACGCGGAACTCCTGCATACCATGTCGGCGGAACTGGCAAAAATCCTGGCCCTTTCCGAAACCAAAATCTATCAGCTTGCGGGAGAACGATTCAACATCAACTCACCGAAACAGCTCCAGGCGATCCTTTACGACAAGCTGCAATTGCCTCGGGGGAAAAAAATCAAGGAAGGGTATTCGACGGACGGGGAAACCCTGGCCTTTCTTGCCAGAAGCCATGAGCTGCCGGGTGAGATCCTCGCCTACCGGAGTCTCGTCAAGCTGAAATCCACCTACATCGATGCCCTGCCTCTTTTGATTCACCCGGAGACGGGCCGCATTCACACATCCTACAACCAGACCGTCACCGCCACGGGCCGCCTGTCAAGCAGCAACCCGAACCTGCAAAACATTCCCGTCCGGACACTGGAAGGGAAGCGCATCCGCCAGGCCTTTATCGCCCCGGAAGGCTGTGAAATCGTCTCGGCGGACTACTCTCAAATAGAACTGCGTATTCTGGCTCACCTTTCCGGTGACAGGAACCTCGTCGACGCGTTTCTTTCCGGTGAGGATATACACAGCCGGACCGCCTCCGATATCTTTGGTGTCTTCCCCGCCATGGTGAACGCCGATATGCGACGCCAGGCCAAAGTGATCAACTTCGGCGTTCTCTACGGCATGAGCGCTTTCGGCCTGTCCAGAGAGCTCGGCCTCAGCCCCAAAATGGCCCAGACCTACATTGATGGTTACTTCGAGAAATACAGCGGTGTCCGGACATTTTTGGATGGTATCCTGGAG is part of the Deltaproteobacteria bacterium genome and harbors:
- the polA gene encoding DNA polymerase I, whose product is MNETDTGPALILVDGNNYVYRAFYAIQELSNSKGFPTNAIYGFTNMLMKLLREQKPAYIAVAFDMKGPTFRHEAFEAYKATRKPMPEPLRPQMDYIKNIVRGFSIPFLEREGIEADDIIGTLARRFAGEGLRVVLVSGDKDLMQLVGDHVIMIDTMKDAVYDVEAVRKRFGVDPDKVVEILGLTGDASDNIPGVPGIGPKGALRLIEQFGTIEAALSNPGKIYNARMRGALTQYAEQARMSRDLATINTQVELDLTLETLRYGEPDRRALLELFKECEFSSLVQEMKGEEATLRGHYRLVQKEADLDALMEEIRREKSLTLDFVLTLSEPMRADIAGVAVCAEPGEAFYIPLIGEDTTTGNVCPKTAREAIAPLLADPAVRKNGHDFKSALIALDRMGLSLGGIQCDTMVAAYLLNPARRSFDLHDVVFEQIGWHIPTLKDLLGSGTKTATFRETAPERIGEYACRRADAVTGLTPVLLERIETEGFESLLQDLEMPLVSVLAAMERHGVLIDAELLHTMSAELAKILALSETKIYQLAGERFNINSPKQLQAILYDKLQLPRGKKIKEGYSTDGETLAFLARSHELPGEILAYRSLVKLKSTYIDALPLLIHPETGRIHTSYNQTVTATGRLSSSNPNLQNIPVRTLEGKRIRQAFIAPEGCEIVSADYSQIELRILAHLSGDRNLVDAFLSGEDIHSRTASDIFGVFPAMVNADMRRQAKVINFGVLYGMSAFGLSRELGLSPKMAQTYIDGYFEKYSGVRTFLDGILEGARAKGYVTTLLNRRRFVPEINSPGISSRQFAERTAINTPIQGTAADLIKVAMLNIHNLIRKRKMKSAMIMQVHDELVFEVPAREKEELMALVKTEMEEVMKLDVPLKVEIASGRNWDEAH
- the ahbC gene encoding 12,18-didecarboxysiroheme deacetylase — translated: MIGISKLYCGAVEPADVLRYNRDGKNLPSHLLQFAAVKRPVVVWNMTRRCNLRCVHCYSQSQNKVYPEELTTAEGKVLIDDLASFSCPVILFSGGEPLMRDDLSELVRHATDRGIRAVISTNGTLITDDFARTFTKIGLSYVGVSLDGLRETHDRFRGVKGAFDGAMTGIRRCLDAGIKVGIRFTINRQNASDIPFIFDLIEAEGIPRACFYHLVYTGRGSKLVDEDLSHGETRAVLDLIMERTRRLFNRGLEKEILTVDNHADGPYVYLRLLREDPSRAAEVLELLKMNEGNSSGHGIGCVSWDGKVHADQFWRDISFGNVRQRPFSQIWSDTSNELMTRLKDKKRYVTGRCARCQWLDICGGNFRARAEAATGDMWAPDPACFLTDEEIGIEA
- the ahbD gene encoding heme b synthase; its protein translation is MRKRLPLLPKTLRMVAWEITRRCNLSCVHCRASSLQESYPGEFDTKQCLRLLDEIAAFSQPIIILTGGEPLLREDIHKIADYGTKKGLRMVLATNGTLLTPKMIEQMLRSGIRRVSVSIDGRDAESHDAFRGVPGAFDAALHGIDLLKRGGMAFQINTTITQQNLDQVESILDLAVELDAVARHIFLLVPTGRGKDLGDQSISAEAYEKTLEWFHQRSLQAPIQFKATCAPHYFRIVHQRGRGAAKQLPREGKGEPSLHAMTRGCLGGSSFCFISHTGQVQPCGYLEIDCGQVKERPFEEIWNDSPVFANLRDLNRYEGKCGRCPFIKVCGGCRARAYELTGNYLAEEPLCVYEPPSDSDGIPEAPPAETGG
- a CDS encoding rod shape-determining protein codes for the protein MLFDFILGKFSNDLAIDLGTANTLVYVKGKGIVLSEPSVVAVHMDSRGMKKVLAVGEEAKKMLGRTPGNISAIRPMRDGVIADFDITEAMLRHFILSVHNRRALVRPRIIVSVPSGITQVERRAVRETVESAGAREIYLIEEPMAAAIGAGLPVTEPISSMIVDIGGGTTEVAVISLAGIVYSQSVRVAGDKIDEEIVLYMKRKYGLLIGERSGEMIKMTIGCCYPDDELRKVDVKGRDLISGIPKIVEINSEEVREAIQEPIRLIVDAIKDALENAPPELAGDIVDRGIVLTGGGGLLRNIDLLIKEETGLPIMVAEDPLAAVARGAGMALDQLDILKEVAFQV
- a CDS encoding response regulator, translated to MNGRILVVDDDISVRDLFQTVFVDAGYEVVLAESGEEALSILQKQDINVIFLDLKLFGMNGIELCRQIRKFKPVSLIYAMTGWGALYEIEECREAGFDDYFNKPVSLEAILKAVEDAFEKLDRWRIKSSMT
- the hemB gene encoding porphobilinogen synthase encodes the protein MQFPEYRPRRMRKNEAFRRLIRETVLSVDHFISPLFIVPGEKIKKPVSAMPGVFQQSVDHAIKEAQTLQTLGVPAVLLFGIPEKKDETASGAFARGGVIQEAVRRIKEKCPGLLTITDVCLCEYTSHGHCGILGRDDVDNDATLEVLAETALSHARAGADMVAPSAMMDGQVGVIREALDENGFETLPIMAYSVKYASSFYGPFREAAESAPRFGNRKTYQMDPANSDEAIREMSLDVGEGADILMVKPALPYLDIIRRAGEEFDLPVAAYNVSGEFAMIKAAAQMGWLDGEAAMMESLTAIRRAGADVIITYFAAEAARLLQKG
- a CDS encoding Lrp/AsnC family transcriptional regulator; this translates as MDDLDRDLLNRLQDAFPATAEPFRELGKQPGLEEEEILNRIRSLRERGLIRRIGAVFSPDRLGFVSTLCTAKVPDEKVDLFIDTVNALTGVTHHYRRNHEYNYWFTLICPSREALEATLADVERRTGLAVISMPAVKTFKINARFQL